One window of Toxotes jaculatrix isolate fToxJac2 chromosome 19, fToxJac2.pri, whole genome shotgun sequence genomic DNA carries:
- the LOC121199644 gene encoding uncharacterized protein LOC121199644 isoform X2, with product MGCLFGLGWLVLLIAAVNTEAQKKSSISKILQTTVTAAMIFSTLYATLQHKSLIPDISSKCLGNIMRVDVGPLGGKLLEVAVVINNSAITLTPSLASQCGFSVKMDQLGNAMIYASLQNCFAQNVEDEVFTTTLNLRLHGNWMVEDELYQVAETCHHSAWASREIVCDRNYMEVSVKRAAPGDYVLPEHPFPGGNSKFGDPRRAAEKTPIDTGFRITTLVFFTPEEKVMTVTEAQRSGYGIANTPSRLVLRSPKATPETYTQNVAGVPMTVLKTSTIFEKKWLATQIDAAAACPVLEGSVSFTPNTITWYLPRHIDPLISSGQPKLLEVHMGIDGQRLDAAAMAARQYSLSINDVHIVIEIPVGAFGGYFKSHIQDDQYFTSYTIEPMLELLWTEDATHEDTRYKVLLPITTLPLFRPPQVIDNTVPGERIFKVLLGPFGSDVALMNITFPSEVLSVEDCSVRGFRVLEHMSHNSSSKVFTLEVPFTDPVVLQTRDMGMAVYSLHLTFGLMVLPEFAPFSHTAYLEAKLVDIVPPSVSGGCDYQNFYVLVKYGTQGFNFQTVVGKQMLTPGLAQQYGIMENGTHLSFVVSFSAPDVVFEAVESLSIRSRLDVVLKNPETNKNIKEFSLACDFPSTLIECFPNGTMTALAVKLESVPSLNPSQLTLRDPSCGPSYSDDRYAYFVFTANSCGTTRKFFPNVMLYENEISLPDELPLTKKSETEEPEYELKISCYYDINTTQAVAFHTRPRRSEPYAENAKGELQVALRLALELYKL from the exons ATGGGTTGTTTATTTGGACTGGG GTGGCTTGTTCTCTTGATagcagctgtaaacacagaggCTCAAAAGAAGTCCTCTATAAGTAAGATTTTGCAAACAACAGTCACTGCTGCAATGATTTTTAGTACTCTGTATGCTACCCTTCAACATAAATCTTTAATCCCAGATATCAGCTCAAAATGCCTGGGGAACATCATGCGTGTGGATGTTGGGCCACTTGGAGGGAAGCTTCTTGAAGTTGCTGTTGTCATAA ATAACTCTGCCATTACTCTTACACCAAGTTTAGCATCTCAGTGTGGCTTCAGCGTGAAGATGGACCAGCTGGGGAATGCCATGATTTATGCCTCCCTTCAAAACTGTTTTGCTCAAAATGTG gaagATGAAGTATTCACAACAACATTAAATCTTCGACTGCATGGGAACTGGATGGTTGAAGACGAGCTGTACCAGGTGGCTGAAACCTGCCACCACTCTGCCTGGGCCTCCAGGGAAATTGTCTGTGACCGTAACTATATGGAG gtgtctGTGAAAAGAGCAGCTCCCGGTGATTATGTCCTGCCTGAACATCCTTTCCCAGGGGGTAATTCAAAGTTTGGTGATCCTCGACGAGCTGCAGAG AAAACTCCCATAGATACCGGATTCAGAATCACAACACTCGTGTTCTTCACCCCTGAGGAGAAGGTTATGACGGTGACTGAGGCCCAGAGAAGCGGTTACGGGATTGCAAACACTCCTTCAAGGCTGGTCCTGCGAAGCCCAAAGGCAACAcctgaaacatacacacagaat GTAGCAGGGGTGCCTATGACTGTGCTCAAAACCTCTACAATCTTTGAAAAGAAGTGGCTGGCGACTCAAATCGATGCAGCAGCTGCCTGTCCAGTGCTGGAGG GCAGTGTTTCCTTCACTCCAAACACAATCACCTGGTACCTTCCCCGGCACATTGACCCGCTGATTTCCTCCGGACAGCCAAAACTACTGGAGGTGCACATGGGCATAGATGGCCAGAGACTGGACGCTGCTGCGATGGCTGCCAGACAATACTCCTTATCAATCAATGACGTGCACATCGTCATTGAAATTCCTGTTGGGGCTTTCGGTGGCTACTTTAAG tcTCATATTCAGGATGATCAGTACTTCACCTCTTACACGATTGAGCCGATGCTCGAGTTGCTCTGGACTGAAGACGCTACTCATGAAGACACCAGATACAAAGTCCTCCTCCCCATCACAACACTGCCACTGTTTAGACCTCCACAAGTTATTGACA acACTGTCCCAGGGGAGCGGATATTTAAGGTGCTGCTTGGGCCCTTTGGCTCAGACGTGGCACTAATGAACATCACCTTCCCCTCTGAGGTTTTGTCTGTGGAAGACTGCAGTGTCAGAGGCTTTagagttctggagcacatgtccCATAACAGCAGCTCAAAGGTCTTCACACTTGAAGTGCCCTTCACGGACCCTGTCGTACTACAAACG AGAGACATGGGGATGGCAGTGTACTCACTCCACCTGACCTTTGGTTTGATGGTCCTGCCAGAGTTTGCAccattttcacacacagcttATCTGGAAGCTAAATTAGTAGACATAG tccctccttctgtctctggtGGATGCGATTATCAAAACTTCTATGTCCTTGTGAAATACGGGACCCAGGGCTTCAACTTTCAGACTGTGGTGGGAAAACAAATGTTGACCCCAGGCCTGGCTCAGCAGTATGGCATCATGGAGAACGGCACACACTTGAGTTTCGTGGTGTCGTTTTCAGCCCCTGATGTTGTGTTTGAG GCAGTTGAGTCGTTGTCCATCAGGAGCAGACTTGACGTGGTTCTGAAGAATCCGGaaaccaacaaaaacatcaaagaatTTTCTTTAGCTTGCGATTTCCCCTCCACACtgattg AGTGTTTTCCTAATGGAACCATGACGGCTCTGGCTGTGAAACTGGAGTCTGTTCCCAGTCTGAACCCCAGTCAGCTCACCCTCAGAGACCCAAGCTGTGGCCCCTCCTACAGCGATGACCGCTACGCTTACTTTGTCTTCACTGCAAACTCCTGTGGGACAACCCGAAAG TTTTTTCCCAACGTGAtgctgtatgaaaatgaaatctcCCTGCCAGATGAACTTCCTCTGACAAAGAAATCAGAAACAGAGGAGCCTGAGTATGA GTTAAAGATTTCTTGTTACTATGACATCAACACAACCCAAGCCGTAGCCTTCCACACCAGACCTCGCAGGAGTGAACCTTATGCTGAAAATGCAAAAGGCGAGCTGCAGGTTGCATTGAGACTTGCTCTGG